One window from the genome of bacterium HR11 encodes:
- a CDS encoding putative tRNA/rRNA methyltransferase gives MVRLDQFVVVVDNPLYPINLGYIARVMANLGFERLRLTRPRAAIDEWAVSMAMEGRPILESAVAYDHFENALADCALAIATTRRVGRRKITFMTPQTAAQALAGLETDGLVAVVFGSEDNGLTNEQVQRCDWVVYIPGEPGRESFNLSHAVAIVLYEIRFALKGLPVTERVRAQTIEGFLQHARMVLEGTGFLAADDPLRAIAKLRALLYRARPNVREIGVLHAIFDHMAVLGGLKRRVPPTRDT, from the coding sequence ATGGTGCGGCTCGATCAGTTCGTCGTCGTCGTCGATAACCCCCTCTACCCCATCAACCTGGGGTACATCGCCCGCGTCATGGCGAACCTGGGATTCGAGCGCCTGCGTCTGACGCGGCCCCGGGCGGCCATCGACGAGTGGGCCGTCTCGATGGCCATGGAGGGCCGTCCGATCCTCGAGTCGGCCGTCGCCTATGATCACTTTGAGAATGCCCTGGCCGACTGTGCCTTGGCGATCGCCACGACCCGCCGCGTCGGCCGTCGCAAGATCACCTTCATGACCCCCCAGACGGCCGCTCAGGCCCTGGCGGGCCTCGAGACAGACGGCCTCGTCGCCGTCGTGTTCGGCTCCGAGGACAACGGCCTGACCAACGAGCAGGTCCAGCGGTGCGACTGGGTCGTGTACATCCCCGGCGAGCCGGGCCGGGAATCCTTCAACCTTTCCCACGCCGTGGCGATCGTGCTGTATGAAATCCGATTTGCCTTGAAGGGCCTGCCGGTGACCGAACGGGTCCGGGCCCAGACCATCGAGGGCTTTCTCCAGCACGCCCGGATGGTCCTGGAGGGCACGGGCTTCCTGGCGGCCGACGATCCCCTGCGGGCCATCGCCAAACTCCGGGCCTTACTGTATCGGGCCCGGCCGAACGTCCGGGAGATCGGCGTCCTGCACGCCATCTTCGACCACATGGCCGTCCTGGGGGGCCTCAAGCGGCGAGTCCCACCGACCCGGGACACCTAA